Within Chiroxiphia lanceolata isolate bChiLan1 chromosome 24, bChiLan1.pri, whole genome shotgun sequence, the genomic segment GATTCTGCGGAAGAGCTTTTTCCGGGGCCGTGGGCCGCCATTTCCACACGATGCACCGTGGGGCTCCCAAAACCATGGGGGTTTTGTGCCATCATCAGCATTTTCGGGAAGGGCAGAGGTGCCCCGGGTGGTTTGCAGAGCCCTTGTGACACTCATGACATCCCTGCCCACACCAGGGtgcaggggacactggggacagccCCGTGCTGGCTCCGTGTCACCAGGGTTGGTCCTCGAGGTGGAGGTGGAACATCCTCCTGGATGTTTCAGGGTGAGCTGCACAGGATGAGGGGCCTCAGAGCAGGGGTGGGGGTTTAAGGACATCCCTGATGCAGGAGAAACGGGGGTGAGTGtgggggagaggctgagagctTGTGGGAGACGGAAATCAGAGGCTGCACAGGGTGGGTGGGGAGCACCTACATCCACCTCTGaccccaggagctgcttttgGGGGGTGCCAGGCCCAGCCAAACCTCATCAAACACAAGGGTGTATTAATTGTTAATGGGGTATTGATGATCAGGTTGTTATCTGGCTGAGGAACAGAGGGATCGCCCCAAGGGAAGGATGGAGGTGGGTGAGAtggagggtgggaaggagctggaggtaAAGGGGAGCCTCAGGCTGGGGGACTAATTGCCTTCGGTGGTTTTAATTAATGAGGCCAGAATAAATTAGGAGGAAATAAGGGCTGGTGACAGAGAGTCAGGGGATGTCCCCAGTTCAGCTGAGGAGTGCGCAGGATGGGTCATGCCCTGTGGGAAGCCAGACAGATGGATGCAGGGATAGGGGTGTGCTGGagtgggaggaaaggggagcCTGGGGGTGTGAAGCCTCCCCTCACCACCTCTGCCCCCCCAGGCACcatgggctgctgctgcagctcagactACGACGAGGACTGGATCGAGAACATCGACATCTGTGACCACTGCAATTACCCCATCGACCCCGACAGCAAGAACCAGGTGAGGAGGGGGTGAGAGACCCCCATCCCAGTGGCCAAACACCTCCAGAGGTGGCCATGGGGTGGTCAAACCCTGGAAGGTGAGGACTCACGGGGCTCCTCATCCCCTGGCAGAGGCTGATCCTCAATGGCTCCGAGGTGCAAGACCCTCTGGTGTCCTACGAGTCCACGTCCCCGCCGTGCTCCCCCATGCAAGGTGAGGTCTGGCCGTGGGAGGAGGTGGCTGGAACACCCCCCAAACTGGCCACTGccaccctgtccctcccctTGTCCCCCCAGATAAGCTGGTGGTGGCCCTGTACAACTACGAGCCCAAGCACGACGGGGACCTGCGGCTGCGGAAGGGAGAGAAGCTCCGTGTCCTGGAGGAGTGAGCGAGCACCAACCACATCCCAGCACCGCCCCTGGCACGGCCCCACGgctcctgtgctggcagggggggctgtgcagggtcctggcagctggagggggGTGTCTCACCTCGCCGTGTCCTTGCAGGAATGGGGAGTGGTGGAAGGCACAGTCGCTCACCACCGGCCAGGAGGGATTGATCCCCTACAACTTCGTGGCCTTGGTGAACAGCCTGGAGCCCGAGCCGTGAGTAGGGATGGAGCgggagctgtgccctggcagggggGGATGGAGCCAGGAGCACCCCAGAAGTGCTGGTGGGTGAAGGCacagcctgacccccccccatccctgtgtccccaggtggTTCTTCAAGAACATCAGCCGCAAGGACGCCGAGCGGCAGCTCCTGGCGTCGGGCAACACGCACGGCTCCTTCCTCATCCGGGAGAGCGAGACCTCCAAAGGTACCTTCCCGCGCTGGGAGAGGCCCTGGGAAGCATGGGAGGGGTGTGGGGGACCCACATGGTGCCCGTGTCCCCAGGCTCCTACTCGCTGTCCGTGCGGGACCTGGATGAGACCCAGGGAGAGACGGTGAAGCACTACAAGATCCGGAACATGGACAACGGCGGCTTCTACATCTCCCCCCGCGTCCCCTTCGGCAGCCTCAGGGAGCTGGTGCAGCACTACACACGTATGGGATGGCCAGgggggatgggaatgggatgggaataGGGTGGGAATGGAGCGGGATGGGGTGGAACCGGGGTGGGATAAGAACGGGGTGAGATGGGACAGGATGGAACGGAATAGGGTGGGATGAGACCAGAGgggatgggacaggacaggatggaATGGGATAGTATGGGGTGGGAATGGAATAGGAATGGGGCAGGATGGGACAGGATTGGATGGGATGAGAATGGAATAGGAATGGGGCAggatgggagagggatgggacaggatTGGACTGGATGGGAATGGAACAGGAATGGGGCGGGATGGGATAGGAttggatgggatgggaatggtATAGGAACAGGATGGGATAGGACAGGATgaaatgggaatgggatgggataggattCGATGGGACTGGGATACGATGACACGGGATGGGACAGGACAGAATGGGAATGGTACGAGATGGAATGGGGATagcatgggatgggatggaatgggatgggatgggatgggatgagcagGACACACTGCTCCACGTGCCCCAGCCAAGCCATTGGCCTGTGCCCAGATCCCAgtgcctctgcctgccctgaccccccccgtgcctccccccaccccaggcagCTCCGACGGGCTCTGCACCCGCCTGGGCAAACCCTGCCGGACGCAGAAGCCGCAGAAGCCGTGGTGGCAGGACGAGTGGGAGGTGCCCAGGGAGTCCCTGAAGCTGGTGGAGAAGCTGGGAGCGGGGCAGTTCGGAGAGGTCTGGATGGGTGAGTGAGTCAGGGCAAAACTGGGGCCCCATGGCACCCTCGGGATGGGAGGGATCCAGCTGGGATCTCTCATGGAGCAGCCAGCGCAGCCCTGGGTGTGGGACTCATGGCTTTCCACAGGGGttctgggagaagggagaatCCTTCTGAATCACCCAGAGCAGCCCAagcttcttcctttcccatcccAGCCACCCAGGATGGAATGACAGGGGTCCTGTCCTCgtggagctgggctctgctcgCCATGGGAACAGCTGCTGTCTTTGTCCCCACTTGGGAAATGTCCCTTGCTGTGGCTCTGGCTGGAAttctgggagcagtgggggCCTTGAGAGTGTGGTGATCCAGCCACAAAAgcacctcctgctgctgagtGCCGTGGTGGGGAAGGCActggggctgccctgctcctcccccCCACTAAAGAGGGGTCTCTGCCTTCACTCCCACAGGCACTGCCTGTCCCACGAAGTCCCCTCCTGGTTCCCACCCAGAGCCAGGCTTCAGCACCACTGCCTggcccccccccagctccccctcctgCTCAAAACCCAGTGACCTCCTGTCCTCGTGGTCACTGAAAGCCACACATTACAATATCTGCCCGGTGGGTTGAGGTGTGATCACAGATTTtagcccagggcagggctgtgactGCCTCGAAAATCCTCCGGCCACACCGTGACAGTCCGGGGTGTGGGAGTCCCTCTTCAAGCCAAACTTTACAGCCTTCCACTGACCTTTGCAACCCACGGCATCTCTTCCTCGTGCAGTCTTGGCTTGGGATGCTCCAGACCCACAGAGCAGCCCCCACGCTGCCTGCTTGGCTGGCGCTGCCGGTGCCACCTATCCCCAGGGTGGGGGGGGgtccctctccccatcctgtTCTTCCTGGCTCTCCACAGGCTTCTACAACGGGCACACCAAGGTGGCTGTGAAGAGCCTGAAGGCGGGCAGCATGTCCCCCAGTGCCTTCCTGGCCGAGGCCAACCTCATGAAGAACCTGCAGCACCCGCGGCTGGTGCGGCTCTACGCCGTGGTCACCAAGGAGCCCATCTACATCATCACCGAGTACATGGAGAAGGGTGAGACCCCCCCCAGGTGCTGCCCACCTACGTGGGGGTGGCTGGGGGAGCTGTGGAGAGACGTGGTCGCACGGCCACAGGGTCATTCAGGCTGGAAAACTCCTCCGAGATCGAGTCCGgcctgtgcccgatgcccagcccagagcactgagtgccacatccagtcgttccttggacacctccaggggtggggacttcacctcttccctgggcaCTTCCAAAAGTCCAGtattccagctcctggctgtcCCATCCAGCTGTTTGTGCCGGTTTATGTGCCTCGAGCAGCTTTTGGCATCCATGCCACGCTCTGCCTTTGCATCGTCTCGGGGAtaaaggaggggagaaggacCTTGCAGGAAGGGTGTtctcctgcccaccctccccTGCCCACCTTCCTGGGGCACTGTGAGCTTCCCAGCCCCACATTTTGGGTTGCAGTGGGTGACAGTGCCCTAGTGACGCCCTCCCACCACATGACCCCaaggtgctggggagggggacagtgtgtgttttgctgctcagacctgctgccctccctgcaggcagcctCGTGGACTTCCTCAAGACCTCGGAGGGAGTCAAGCTTGGCATCAACAAGCTCCTGGACATGGCTGCACAGGTGAgggggcagggacacagggctggggctgggagggctctgcagggctggagcaggagctgttcaTTGTAAACCCCCCTCTCCAAATTACAGATTTCCGAAGGCATGGCCTTCATCGAGGCCAAGAACTACATCCACCGTGACCTGAGGGCTGCCAACATCCTCGTCTCGGAGGCGCTGTGCTGCAAAATCGCCGATTTCGGGCTGGCCCGGCTCATCGAGGACAACGAGTACACGGCTCGAGAGGGTGGgatccctcctccctcccctgccccggGGGTGCACAGGGCTTGGGGACACGGCAGGAGGGACCCCCACCCATCCCGGTCCTCTGGGGGGGTCCCCACCGTGCCccgggagcaggaggggggtgcagggacaggagctgcaggaggggggagcagggagggggatgcagggacactttttcctcctccacctccctcctctcagctgggggggggcacgggggggggcCGCAGGACCCTGTTTGCCCACCCGACCCTGCTTTTGGTGGctactgcagggacaggggtgcCAGCCCACCGCCGAGCagtgggggacagggggggcTGGATGCCACCAAACCCAGGTCATCAGCAGAGATTGAGCCTGACCCGGGGTTTCCCGGCAGATTAGACACAGAGGGGTGatcccagctcttccaggaCGCTTcattccctcccctcccgctgtttttttccaggggCTAAATTCCCCATTAAGTGGACGGCGCCGGAGGCCATTAATTACGGGACGTTCACCATCAAGTCGGACGTGTGGTCCTTCGGGATCCTGCTCACCGAGATCGTCACCTACGGCCGGATCCCGTATCCAGGTCAGGATTTCCCGGCAGCTGGAAGGATCTCCCGTGGCAGCGGGGCTGGCACACGCGAGCGCACGCCCACGAGTGTGGACATGCACTCCCGCACGCACACAcgctcccagcctggctccctgccctcctccgCAGCCAGGGATCCAACCCCTTCCCGAGGCGCATCCCCAAAAGACACCTGGAGGGGCGTTTGGAGGCGGTGGAAGGGGGTGGAAGCTTCCCCAGGGAGCTTGGGGTGGCACCTGTGACATGGGGGTGACCCCAATTCAGTGTCCTGTGTATGTCCTGGCAGGGATGATCATCCACAGAGTGGTACCTGTGACATGGGGGTGACCCCAGTTTGATGTCCTGTGCATGTCCTGGCAGGCATGATCATCCACAGAGTGGTACCTGTGACATGGGGGTGACCCCAATTCGCTGTCCTGTGCATGTCCTGGCAGGGATGATCATCCCCAGAGTGGTACTTGTGACATGGGGGTGACCCCAATTCAGTGTCCTGTGTGTGTCCAGGAGGGGATGACCAACCCCAGAGTGGTACCTGTGACATGGGGGTGACCCAAGTTTGATGTCCTGTGCATTGTCCTGGCAGGGATGACCAGCCCTGGGGTGGTCCCTCTGATGTGGGGGGGACCCAAATTGAGACCCACGTGCGATGTCCAGGCAGGGatgagcagccccagggcaaTACCTGTGACATGGGGTGACCCCAATTTGATGTCCTGTGCATGTCCTGGCAGGGATGATCATCCACAGAGTGGTACTTGTGACATGGGGTGACCCCAATTCAGTGTCCTGTGCGTGTCCTGGCAGGAATGACCATCCCCAGAGTGGTACCTGTGACATGGGGGTGACCCCAATTCAGTGTCCTGTGTGTGTCCAGGAGGGGATGACCAACCTGTTACAGGGGGGTGACCCAAACTGAGTCCTGTGCATTATCCTGGCAGGGATGACCAGCCCTGGGGTGGTCCCTATGATGCAGGGGGGGAGACCTCAAATTGAGACCCACGTGCGATGTCCAGGCAGGGATGAGCAGCCCCAGGGCGGTACCTGTGACATGGGGGGTGACCCAAACTGAGTCCCACGCGTTGCCCCGGCAGGGATGACCAACCCCGAGGTGATCCAGAACCTGGAGCGGGGGTACCGGATGCCGCAGCCCGACAACTGCCCCGCGGAGCTGTACGAGCTGATGAGGCAGTGCTGGAAGGAGAGCCCCGAGGAGCGCCCCACCTTCGAGTACATGAAGAGTGTGCTCGAGGACTTCTTCACCGCCACCGAGGGCCAGTACCAGCAGGAGCCCTGAAGGGCCACGGGACCCACTCCCCCGTGCTGGGGTGCTGGGAGTGCTCCCCTGCGTCAAACCCCCCCAGACTCC encodes:
- the LCK gene encoding tyrosine-protein kinase Lck isoform X1, with amino-acid sequence MFQGTMGCCCSSDYDEDWIENIDICDHCNYPIDPDSKNQRLILNGSEVQDPLVSYESTSPPCSPMQDKLVVALYNYEPKHDGDLRLRKGEKLRVLEENGEWWKAQSLTTGQEGLIPYNFVALVNSLEPEPWFFKNISRKDAERQLLASGNTHGSFLIRESETSKGSYSLSVRDLDETQGETVKHYKIRNMDNGGFYISPRVPFGSLRELVQHYTRSSDGLCTRLGKPCRTQKPQKPWWQDEWEVPRESLKLVEKLGAGQFGEVWMGFYNGHTKVAVKSLKAGSMSPSAFLAEANLMKNLQHPRLVRLYAVVTKEPIYIITEYMEKGSLVDFLKTSEGVKLGINKLLDMAAQISEGMAFIEAKNYIHRDLRAANILVSEALCCKIADFGLARLIEDNEYTAREGAKFPIKWTAPEAINYGTFTIKSDVWSFGILLTEIVTYGRIPYPGMTNPEVIQNLERGYRMPQPDNCPAELYELMRQCWKESPEERPTFEYMKSVLEDFFTATEGQYQQEP
- the LCK gene encoding tyrosine-protein kinase Lck isoform X2, giving the protein MGCCCSSDYDEDWIENIDICDHCNYPIDPDSKNQRLILNGSEVQDPLVSYESTSPPCSPMQDKLVVALYNYEPKHDGDLRLRKGEKLRVLEENGEWWKAQSLTTGQEGLIPYNFVALVNSLEPEPWFFKNISRKDAERQLLASGNTHGSFLIRESETSKGSYSLSVRDLDETQGETVKHYKIRNMDNGGFYISPRVPFGSLRELVQHYTRSSDGLCTRLGKPCRTQKPQKPWWQDEWEVPRESLKLVEKLGAGQFGEVWMGFYNGHTKVAVKSLKAGSMSPSAFLAEANLMKNLQHPRLVRLYAVVTKEPIYIITEYMEKGSLVDFLKTSEGVKLGINKLLDMAAQISEGMAFIEAKNYIHRDLRAANILVSEALCCKIADFGLARLIEDNEYTAREGAKFPIKWTAPEAINYGTFTIKSDVWSFGILLTEIVTYGRIPYPGMTNPEVIQNLERGYRMPQPDNCPAELYELMRQCWKESPEERPTFEYMKSVLEDFFTATEGQYQQEP